In Pontiella desulfatans, one DNA window encodes the following:
- a CDS encoding sulfatase — protein sequence MILFCTCLSIAAIAAAQPPNVVLILADDLGWNSLGCFGSDYYESPNIDKLASQGMRFDNGYAADPICAPTRASLMSGWDVPRHKVLRVSDGQRKDIEKGKPPKTRLLQPPHQGYLDQEVVTLAESFQSQGYRTGVFGKWHLGWWKDPNHLPPALGFDEFKLKREYKHFNTQLIPGGVNTDEKIPAGVYLTDYMCDLALEFLERSVDKKEPFFLYFPDLLVHSPFETVAALEDKYATKPRGNMHHDEKLAAMVESLDTTVGRILEKLDELGIADNTLVVFTSDNGGVPLTADGDWWRKNEPNTSNGILKGGKGALVEGGIRVPYIFRFPGRIPAATLSHEPIITQDLYPTLLRQVGLKLPENHPLDGIDISAALSDPEAKLPERTLYWFHSNYSFAGRAGMAMREGDWKFCTFFENEEEELFNLKEDIGEEHNLASKYPERAAQMHRKLEAWTKSVNAPPHLPNPDYKPGK from the coding sequence GTGATCCTATTTTGCACCTGCCTCAGCATTGCAGCCATTGCCGCGGCGCAGCCCCCCAATGTTGTCTTGATTCTGGCCGACGACTTGGGCTGGAATTCGCTCGGATGCTTCGGTAGCGACTATTATGAAAGCCCGAACATCGACAAACTGGCGAGCCAGGGCATGCGGTTCGACAACGGCTACGCAGCCGACCCGATCTGCGCGCCGACCCGTGCCAGTCTGATGTCCGGCTGGGACGTACCGCGCCATAAGGTGTTGCGGGTTTCCGACGGCCAGCGGAAGGACATCGAAAAGGGTAAGCCGCCTAAAACCCGCCTGCTTCAACCGCCCCACCAAGGCTACCTCGACCAGGAGGTCGTCACGCTGGCCGAATCGTTCCAGTCGCAAGGCTACCGCACCGGCGTATTCGGAAAATGGCACCTCGGATGGTGGAAAGATCCCAACCACCTCCCCCCCGCCCTCGGTTTCGACGAATTCAAGCTCAAGCGCGAATACAAGCATTTCAACACCCAACTGATCCCCGGTGGTGTGAATACCGATGAAAAGATTCCTGCGGGGGTCTACCTGACCGACTACATGTGCGATCTCGCGCTCGAATTCCTGGAACGCAGCGTGGACAAAAAGGAACCCTTCTTCCTCTACTTCCCCGACCTGCTCGTCCACTCGCCGTTCGAGACCGTGGCGGCGCTGGAAGATAAATATGCCACCAAACCGCGCGGCAACATGCACCACGACGAAAAACTGGCCGCCATGGTGGAAAGCCTCGACACCACCGTCGGACGCATCCTGGAAAAACTCGACGAGCTGGGCATTGCCGACAACACCTTGGTGGTGTTCACCTCCGACAACGGCGGCGTACCGTTGACGGCTGATGGCGACTGGTGGCGCAAGAACGAGCCCAACACCAGCAATGGCATCCTCAAGGGCGGCAAGGGCGCCCTGGTGGAAGGAGGAATCCGCGTGCCCTATATCTTCCGCTTCCCCGGCCGCATCCCGGCCGCCACGCTCAGCCACGAGCCGATCATTACCCAGGATCTCTACCCCACCCTGCTCAGGCAAGTCGGCCTCAAGCTACCGGAAAACCATCCGCTCGACGGCATCGATATTTCCGCCGCCCTTTCCGACCCGGAAGCCAAACTGCCGGAGCGTACCCTCTACTGGTTCCACTCCAACTACAGCTTTGCCGGCCGCGCCGGCATGGCCATGCGCGAGGGCGACTGGAAATTCTGCACCTTTTTCGAAAACGAGGAGGAGGAACTCTTCAACCTGAAAGAGGACATCGGCGAAGAACACAACCTCGCCTCGAAATATCCAGAACGCGCCGCGCAAATGCACAGGAAGCTCGAGGCCTGGACCAAATCGGTCAACGCCCCGCCGCACCTTCCCAACCCGGACTACAAACCCGGCAAATAG
- a CDS encoding TlpA disulfide reductase family protein — MIRCFRLPTVFLVSVLWISAFADSGGSVDLDDVLQAMESAPAQGASSQAEKPASLGGKMDGLDFSLTPFEGGDPVALGDFAGEIVVLDFFAHWCEPCRKASPQIEEGIAAYYAGQGGNPSGIPVRVLAINADDSAPEATARFVEETGLEWVLNDSGGKVFEQYEGVGLPLLVVLDLASAEPGIVYQSTGFKGLEPMHAAIDAVGGSPLAPVEDVHSEKVGHTLSVAGSALVSDDVSLVDALLEYKLQQGGGWFKLNVLGGYTDVEFPGFPAQEVSPLAVEASERRDQRLGVQGTARFNVAEPLALTIGGGGSSGFTDYRALWVDEFYHQLDQSQVDFVDEFLPFTNRTVNYLEPEPWNANVSADLRWEYLPTCGFLTVLANYSASGGIPSYLEGDLLDGLEVEEKNYYTRGVGLSLENILTRRLRSLLDVQVQKTTDREVRTLFKGSFNYALLDHLVCRTEFSYVHEDPGFDAWSAGAVLEKDWNDTWFVSVGARYYEDTGEILDTVPESAAPPAVRTYQGAVALRWQGAHNALKVSVGPYYSHYLEPASDPIRFSELYKDRDWVYGNLSYVHTF; from the coding sequence ATGATCCGCTGTTTCCGTTTGCCGACCGTTTTCCTCGTTTCGGTGCTGTGGATTTCCGCCTTCGCCGACAGCGGTGGCTCCGTGGATTTGGACGATGTTCTTCAGGCCATGGAATCCGCTCCTGCGCAAGGAGCTTCGTCCCAAGCGGAAAAGCCGGCCAGCTTGGGTGGGAAAATGGACGGCCTGGATTTCAGCCTTACCCCGTTTGAGGGTGGCGATCCCGTTGCACTGGGCGACTTCGCCGGGGAAATCGTGGTGCTCGATTTTTTTGCGCATTGGTGCGAGCCGTGCCGCAAGGCCTCGCCGCAGATCGAGGAGGGCATCGCCGCCTACTATGCCGGGCAGGGCGGAAACCCCAGCGGGATACCGGTGCGGGTCTTGGCCATTAATGCCGATGATTCCGCCCCGGAGGCGACCGCCCGTTTTGTGGAGGAGACGGGGCTTGAATGGGTGCTGAACGATTCCGGCGGGAAGGTGTTCGAGCAATACGAAGGTGTTGGGCTGCCGTTGCTGGTCGTGTTGGACTTGGCTTCGGCGGAACCCGGCATCGTCTACCAAAGCACGGGGTTCAAAGGGCTGGAGCCCATGCATGCGGCCATCGATGCCGTGGGCGGAAGTCCGCTTGCCCCGGTGGAGGATGTGCACAGTGAGAAGGTTGGGCACACGCTATCCGTAGCGGGCTCGGCCTTGGTTTCCGATGATGTTTCCCTGGTCGATGCGTTGCTCGAATACAAGCTGCAACAGGGTGGCGGGTGGTTTAAGCTTAATGTCCTGGGCGGATACACCGACGTGGAGTTCCCGGGATTCCCTGCCCAGGAAGTTTCCCCGCTGGCTGTCGAGGCCAGTGAGCGCCGCGATCAACGGCTGGGAGTGCAGGGGACGGCGCGCTTCAACGTTGCCGAACCGTTGGCATTGACCATCGGCGGAGGCGGCTCATCCGGCTTCACGGACTATCGGGCGCTTTGGGTTGATGAGTTTTACCATCAGCTCGACCAGTCGCAAGTTGACTTTGTCGATGAGTTTCTTCCGTTCACAAACCGGACGGTCAACTACCTGGAACCGGAACCGTGGAACGCCAACGTCTCGGCGGATCTGCGCTGGGAATACCTGCCCACCTGCGGGTTCCTGACCGTGCTGGCCAACTATTCAGCCAGCGGCGGCATCCCGTCCTATCTGGAGGGCGATCTATTGGATGGGCTTGAGGTGGAGGAGAAGAACTACTACACCCGCGGAGTGGGGCTTTCGCTGGAAAACATCCTCACCCGGCGGCTGCGCTCGCTGCTGGATGTCCAGGTGCAGAAGACGACCGACCGCGAAGTACGCACCCTTTTCAAGGGCTCGTTCAACTATGCCTTGCTCGATCATTTGGTATGCCGGACGGAATTCTCGTATGTGCACGAAGACCCCGGTTTTGACGCGTGGTCGGCGGGTGCCGTTTTGGAGAAGGATTGGAACGATACCTGGTTTGTGAGCGTGGGGGCGCGCTATTACGAGGATACCGGCGAGATTCTCGACACAGTGCCCGAAAGCGCCGCGCCGCCCGCCGTGCGCACCTATCAGGGGGCGGTGGCCTTGCGCTGGCAGGGTGCCCATAATGCATTGAAGGTCTCCGTGGGGCCTTATTACAGCCACTATCTGGAACCGGCGTCGGATCCCATCCGCTTCAGTGAATTGTACAAGGACAGGGACTGGGTCTACGGCAACCTTTCCTACGTACATACGTTTTAG
- a CDS encoding IS4 family transposase, translated as MKKQHKHKPAGHRYTTLKQLCNLIPGHMVSSLAQKHGVDIQSRTYTPWSHVVSLLYAHFSHALGLNDVCDALQMNAAALSTIRGAVPPSRNNLSHANKIRNADMAEELYWCMMKHLMDTVPGFAKGKVRRGYLRRFSKTIHALDSTTIQLVANCMDWAKHRRRKAAAKCHLRLDLQSFLPRCAIIDTAKHHDSTMTQSLCAELKPGEIAVFDKAYNKFKHLFELTVRGVWWVGRAKDNMQYKVVRTLETTGHKRILRDEVIEMVVEASKKAYPCELRRVVALVEINGKDVEIAFITNHLEWSAWTVAELYRCRWDIEVFFKEIKQTLQLSDFLGYSANAVRWQIWMGLLVHLLMRCLAFMHGWEHSFKRQFTVVRAVLWRRWNLPALLDSYGTAKPPGRIRGAPEQAYLPGFV; from the coding sequence ATGAAAAAACAACATAAACACAAGCCAGCCGGACATAGGTATACAACCTTGAAACAATTGTGCAATCTGATTCCCGGACACATGGTGTCGAGCCTTGCGCAGAAGCATGGCGTGGACATTCAAAGCCGGACGTACACGCCGTGGAGCCATGTGGTTTCTTTGCTGTACGCCCACTTCTCCCATGCACTCGGACTCAACGATGTGTGCGACGCGCTCCAGATGAACGCGGCGGCGCTCTCTACCATCCGCGGCGCGGTTCCTCCGTCGCGTAACAACCTGAGCCACGCGAACAAGATCCGCAACGCGGACATGGCCGAAGAGCTCTACTGGTGCATGATGAAGCATCTGATGGATACAGTCCCGGGCTTCGCGAAGGGCAAGGTTCGGCGCGGATACCTCCGGCGCTTCAGCAAGACGATCCATGCGCTGGACTCGACCACGATCCAGCTCGTCGCCAACTGCATGGACTGGGCGAAGCATCGCCGCCGCAAGGCTGCGGCCAAGTGCCACCTGCGCCTCGACCTGCAAAGCTTCCTGCCCCGGTGCGCCATCATCGACACGGCGAAGCACCATGACAGCACGATGACCCAAAGCCTGTGCGCCGAGCTCAAACCCGGTGAAATCGCCGTGTTCGACAAGGCCTACAACAAGTTCAAGCATCTTTTCGAGCTGACGGTGCGCGGTGTCTGGTGGGTTGGCCGGGCGAAGGACAACATGCAGTACAAGGTGGTGCGCACCCTCGAAACCACCGGGCACAAGCGCATCCTGCGCGACGAGGTCATCGAGATGGTGGTCGAAGCATCGAAGAAAGCCTATCCGTGCGAGTTGCGCCGGGTCGTGGCGCTGGTCGAGATTAACGGCAAGGATGTCGAAATCGCCTTCATCACCAATCACCTGGAGTGGAGCGCGTGGACGGTCGCCGAACTCTACCGTTGCCGCTGGGACATCGAGGTGTTCTTCAAGGAGATCAAGCAGACGCTCCAACTCTCCGACTTCCTGGGCTACAGCGCCAACGCCGTGCGCTGGCAGATCTGGATGGGGCTGCTGGTCCACCTGCTGATGCGCTGCCTCGCGTTCATGCACGGATGGGAGCACAGCTTCAAGCGGCAGTTCACTGTTGTGCGCGCGGTGCTTTGGCGCCGGTGGAACCTGCCCGCCTTGCTGGATTCCTATGGGACAGCCAAACCGCCCGGCCGCATACGGGGTGCGCCGGAACAGGCGTATCTGCCGGGGTTTGTCTAA
- a CDS encoding glycoside hydrolase family 95 protein, with product MKMENTVNTLKGMLLAWAFIYATGSAAAPRVYEVWENEPAPNGGADWDLVKAGGKPFDKDWEEWSYPIGNGYMGANLFGRTDTDRIQITDKTMHNKGIYNGGGLTSFAEVYLDFGHGEVGNYRRSLNLNEAIAYVSYEKDGVKFKREYFMSYPDNIMAVRLTADQKGALSFAVRAEIPYLNMEDKRTGTVNVRDNLITLAGTLPFFNINYEGQVKVLNEGGAVKAGEGSVAVSKADSVTLLIATGTNYRPGTHIFSSANHEKLDPKLFPHDEVSSLMAKAEAKGYNALKQTHLADYQNLFGRVSVNLNSQVSAEPTHRLQDNYKSGEMDNYLEELMFQFGRYLLIASSREKTLPSNLQGIWSQYHYSPWTGGYWHNINVQMNYWGAGSANLAECFEPYIEYFKAYWPKAQEHATAYVEKFNPSRLAEGQGENGWIIGTSANSYNISGAGGGHSGPGTGGFTSKLFTEYYLFTQDREFLEEVGYPAMLGMSKFLSKALVPHGDLLLVEPSASPEQKVRDKEQLVGMPGSIDKKGYYTTTGCTFDQGFVWENHTDTLMLADALGKKDAFLDTIREEITKLDPILIGTSGQIKEYREEEAYSDIGDPKHRHISHLCPLYPGTLIHSGTPEWMQAASKTLDLRGSKTTGWAMAHRMNCRARLKEGEKALEVYQRFIQERTAPNLWTMHPPFQIDGNLGTMAGVAEMLLQSHEGYIDILPALPKAWNSGSFEGLVARGNFVVSCHWKEGNAESIGITARSGGECRLAYPGIESASVKDSKGKAVKTSSDRKGRIAFGSTKGETYSIAL from the coding sequence ATGAAAATGGAGAATACAGTCAATACGCTCAAGGGCATGCTTCTAGCATGGGCCTTTATTTATGCAACGGGTTCCGCTGCGGCACCGCGTGTCTATGAAGTCTGGGAAAATGAACCCGCCCCAAACGGGGGTGCCGACTGGGATTTGGTCAAGGCGGGCGGCAAGCCCTTCGACAAGGATTGGGAGGAGTGGTCCTATCCGATCGGCAACGGCTACATGGGTGCCAACCTGTTTGGGCGAACCGACACGGATCGCATTCAGATCACCGACAAGACCATGCATAACAAGGGTATCTACAATGGCGGCGGCCTCACTTCCTTTGCGGAAGTCTATCTGGATTTCGGCCATGGGGAGGTCGGCAACTATCGCCGATCGTTGAACCTCAATGAGGCAATCGCCTATGTCTCCTACGAAAAGGACGGCGTGAAATTCAAGCGAGAATATTTCATGTCCTATCCGGACAACATCATGGCCGTCCGGCTTACCGCCGACCAAAAAGGGGCGCTCTCGTTTGCTGTCCGCGCCGAGATTCCTTATTTGAACATGGAGGACAAGCGCACGGGTACCGTCAACGTCCGTGACAACCTGATCACGCTGGCCGGCACACTGCCGTTCTTCAACATCAACTACGAAGGCCAGGTCAAGGTGCTCAACGAAGGCGGTGCGGTGAAGGCGGGCGAGGGCTCGGTTGCGGTAAGCAAGGCCGACTCGGTTACGCTCCTGATTGCCACGGGCACGAACTACCGCCCGGGAACGCACATCTTCTCGAGTGCCAACCACGAAAAGCTGGATCCAAAACTTTTCCCGCACGACGAGGTGTCGAGCCTGATGGCCAAGGCAGAAGCCAAGGGCTACAACGCCCTGAAGCAGACCCATCTGGCAGACTACCAAAACCTGTTCGGGCGCGTTTCCGTCAACCTGAATTCGCAGGTGTCCGCCGAGCCGACCCACCGGCTCCAGGACAACTACAAGTCGGGGGAGATGGACAACTATCTCGAGGAGCTCATGTTCCAGTTCGGGCGCTACCTGCTGATCGCCAGCTCGCGGGAAAAAACGCTTCCGTCCAACCTGCAGGGGATCTGGAGCCAGTACCACTATTCGCCCTGGACGGGCGGCTACTGGCACAACATCAATGTGCAGATGAACTACTGGGGTGCAGGCAGCGCCAATCTGGCCGAATGCTTCGAACCCTACATCGAATATTTCAAGGCCTATTGGCCCAAGGCGCAGGAACACGCCACCGCCTATGTTGAGAAATTCAACCCCTCCCGGCTGGCCGAAGGCCAGGGGGAAAACGGGTGGATTATCGGAACGAGCGCCAACTCCTATAATATTTCGGGCGCGGGCGGCGGCCACTCGGGGCCCGGCACCGGCGGCTTTACCTCCAAGCTGTTCACGGAATACTACCTGTTTACGCAAGACAGGGAATTCCTCGAAGAGGTCGGCTACCCGGCCATGCTCGGCATGAGCAAGTTCCTTTCCAAGGCGCTGGTTCCCCACGGCGACCTGCTGCTGGTCGAACCGTCCGCCTCGCCGGAACAGAAAGTCCGCGACAAGGAGCAACTTGTCGGGATGCCGGGTAGCATAGATAAGAAGGGGTATTACACCACCACCGGCTGCACCTTTGACCAAGGCTTTGTCTGGGAAAACCACACCGACACCCTCATGCTGGCGGACGCGCTGGGGAAAAAGGACGCCTTCCTCGACACCATTCGCGAGGAAATCACCAAGCTTGATCCGATTCTCATCGGCACCTCCGGTCAAATCAAGGAATACCGCGAGGAGGAGGCCTACAGCGACATCGGCGATCCCAAGCACCGCCACATTTCGCATCTGTGCCCCCTCTATCCCGGCACGCTGATCCATTCGGGCACCCCGGAATGGATGCAGGCCGCCAGCAAGACCCTCGATCTGCGCGGTAGCAAAACCACCGGCTGGGCCATGGCGCACCGCATGAACTGCCGCGCCCGCCTCAAGGAGGGCGAGAAAGCCCTCGAGGTCTATCAGCGCTTCATCCAGGAACGCACCGCCCCCAATCTCTGGACCATGCACCCGCCGTTCCAGATCGACGGCAACCTCGGTACCATGGCCGGCGTCGCTGAAATGCTCCTGCAGAGCCACGAGGGTTACATCGACATCCTGCCCGCCCTGCCGAAGGCTTGGAACTCCGGCTCCTTCGAAGGCCTGGTGGCACGGGGTAATTTTGTTGTTTCCTGCCATTGGAAAGAGGGCAACGCCGAATCGATCGGCATCACCGCCCGCAGCGGCGGCGAATGCCGACTGGCCTATCCCGGCATCGAATCCGCTTCGGTCAAGGACAGCAAAGGCAAGGCCGTCAAAACCTCCAGTGATCGGAAGGGCCGCATTGCATTCGGTTCGACCAAAGGCGAAACCTACAGCATCGCACTCTAA
- a CDS encoding sulfatase family protein: MNGKLLSIVMLIGMAVQAATERPNILFIIADDVSQESISAYGCSYIKTPNLDRLAKEGARFENAYANNPKCAPSRAMLVTGRYSWQLEEACNHWPHFPEKFKFYPHLLREAGYHVGYTGKGWSPGTYATADNPAGPEYKSKRLKPPYKGIANIDYAANLKVFLGELDGGHPFCFWLGTKEAHRGFEKDSWKKAGRKLEDAVVPPYWPDTPSVRGDLLDYANEVEWIDEQVGHALDVLEKKGLLENTLIVFTSDHGMAFPRVKGQIFEHGIHVPFIVWWKGVIQPGRVVEDFINFPDVAPTFLEVAGEAPHPQMTGKSFLDVLRSPKSGLVDPSRTYALVGKERHDTGRASEEGSDLGYPVRGIRTTDYLYVRNFKPDRWPVGNPEFGLRNCDGSPTKSVINKLQPDSENYRFYELNFGKRPEEMLYAVGKDPTCVESLAGNPEYAEPMKRLREKMETGLKAQQDPRMLGQGDLFDRYPYMGKPFVYPE; the protein is encoded by the coding sequence ATGAACGGGAAACTACTTTCAATAGTTATGCTGATCGGAATGGCCGTTCAGGCGGCGACGGAACGCCCGAATATTCTGTTCATCATCGCGGATGATGTATCGCAGGAGAGTATCAGTGCCTATGGCTGTTCCTACATCAAAACGCCCAACCTCGACCGGCTGGCCAAGGAGGGGGCGCGCTTTGAAAACGCGTATGCGAACAACCCCAAGTGCGCGCCTTCGCGGGCCATGCTGGTGACGGGGCGCTACAGTTGGCAGTTGGAGGAAGCCTGCAACCATTGGCCGCACTTTCCGGAAAAGTTTAAATTCTATCCGCACCTGCTGCGCGAAGCCGGCTACCACGTCGGCTACACCGGGAAAGGTTGGAGTCCCGGAACCTATGCCACGGCCGACAACCCCGCCGGCCCCGAATATAAAAGCAAGCGGCTGAAGCCGCCCTATAAGGGAATCGCCAATATCGACTATGCCGCCAACCTCAAGGTGTTCCTCGGCGAGCTGGATGGCGGGCACCCCTTTTGCTTTTGGCTCGGCACCAAGGAGGCGCATCGCGGCTTTGAAAAGGATTCGTGGAAAAAGGCCGGCCGCAAGCTGGAAGACGCGGTGGTTCCGCCGTACTGGCCGGACACGCCCTCCGTACGCGGCGACCTGCTCGACTACGCCAACGAGGTGGAGTGGATCGACGAGCAGGTGGGGCATGCGCTCGATGTGCTGGAAAAGAAAGGGCTGCTCGAAAATACCCTGATCGTATTCACCAGCGACCACGGCATGGCCTTTCCGCGCGTGAAGGGGCAGATCTTTGAGCACGGCATTCATGTTCCCTTCATTGTCTGGTGGAAGGGCGTCATCCAGCCCGGTCGCGTGGTCGAGGATTTCATCAACTTCCCCGATGTGGCGCCGACCTTTTTGGAGGTGGCCGGCGAAGCGCCGCATCCGCAGATGACCGGCAAGAGCTTCCTCGATGTGTTGCGATCCCCGAAGTCCGGGCTGGTCGATCCGTCGCGCACCTATGCCCTCGTCGGCAAGGAACGGCACGACACCGGCCGCGCGAGCGAAGAGGGCTCCGACCTCGGTTATCCCGTGCGGGGTATCCGTACCACGGACTACCTCTATGTCCGCAACTTCAAGCCCGACCGCTGGCCGGTCGGCAATCCGGAGTTCGGGCTGCGAAACTGCGATGGCAGCCCGACCAAGTCGGTGATCAATAAGCTTCAGCCCGATTCGGAGAACTACCGCTTCTATGAACTCAACTTTGGCAAGCGTCCGGAAGAGATGCTCTATGCCGTCGGAAAGGATCCCACCTGCGTGGAAAGCCTGGCGGGCAATCCCGAATATGCCGAACCCATGAAGAGACTCCGCGAAAAAATGGAAACCGGCCTCAAAGCGCAGCAGGATCCGCGTATGCTGGGGCAGGGTGATCTTTTCGATCGCTATCCCTACATGGGCAAACCGTTTGTTTACCCAGAATAG
- a CDS encoding RNA polymerase sigma factor: MHNEYNTRQTLIQRIQANHDERSWDEFVRIYRPYIYAIIRNMNVSADDVDDLVQQVCLKVWKNIAGMELTATHRFRSWLSSVTINCTRDYFRKSARDAARVEKAADEESLNYLRSVDEPEIGRIAQREWEIHLTNLALENIEPLFIPQTIEVFMLSLEGMSVKDIAEKTRLSLNAVYYQKNRFKRRLVQEIAHLRDELE, from the coding sequence ATGCATAATGAATACAATACCCGGCAGACGCTGATCCAGCGGATACAGGCAAACCACGATGAGCGGTCGTGGGACGAATTCGTGCGCATCTACCGCCCGTACATCTATGCCATTATCCGCAACATGAACGTCTCCGCGGACGATGTCGACGACCTCGTCCAGCAGGTATGCCTCAAGGTGTGGAAGAACATTGCCGGCATGGAGCTGACGGCCACCCACCGCTTCCGCAGCTGGCTCAGTTCGGTGACGATCAACTGCACGCGGGACTATTTCCGCAAATCCGCCCGCGATGCCGCGCGCGTTGAAAAAGCGGCCGATGAGGAATCGCTCAATTACCTGAGATCGGTCGATGAGCCGGAGATTGGGCGGATCGCCCAGCGGGAATGGGAAATCCATTTGACGAACCTGGCCCTGGAAAACATCGAACCCCTCTTCATCCCGCAAACCATCGAGGTGTTCATGCTAAGCCTCGAAGGGATGAGTGTGAAGGACATCGCTGAAAAAACCAGGCTTTCGTTGAACGCGGTGTATTACCAGAAAAACCGGTTCAAGCGGCGCTTGGTGCAGGAGATTGCCCACCTGCGCGACGAGCTGGAATGA
- a CDS encoding serine/threonine protein kinase, which translates to MKDSPDNGKKRPERRKKLLRQFYGADPDKPSAEELEWTTPILHSLKSTDARYRKLDPIASGGEKSIVRTFDERLKRCVAMAHPIKTETPDDLEQFLREAQLTANLTHPNIVPIYNMGIDEAGTPFFTMELVPGDSLKDIIDKLAEGDKTYEKRYPLGTLLGIYNKVCDAVAYAHSCNVLHLDIKPDNIRVGQFGEVFLCDWGLAHVGLDRPPTAAPQELNGLDGEILNDMTLSGIMKGTPGFMAPEQVSGGEKTTQTDIYALGAILYTLLTHKLPVEGAHTNEVLENTRAGRIVPPAKRHPARPPNRSLCAVATKALATEPAGRYATVQELQADINRFLAGFPTRVERAGLHTRLMLLTQRHKELSLWLIALLSVFALAMGINLSVIRHEKEIGEQNFALYKEEQEKSLKVGEELATLSYHAQGVRSYVTARNMIPVAERLLENKNLDPANRTAILLEKARMHFMLQQFNAARDALEQAPKLDTRNAAMLELCRQYAEFKTNDHDLLPDGDLAELMTHTEAINRDFCLFLYYHYTRRIPEINPSEHTKLVAVMLFWLNELSLENIPELKLTKRPEGWHLDLSHSPYSAYLVTIPLIYRQNVLAPLNLHALDISHTPLSLARELRKIDIRELRMVGVALEPQDKLPWTLGNLGLERLIVGRGEYPQALLNRIRSKGIEVIEEEGEE; encoded by the coding sequence ATGAAAGACAGCCCGGACAACGGAAAAAAGCGCCCCGAGCGGAGAAAAAAACTCTTGAGGCAATTCTATGGAGCCGACCCGGACAAGCCGTCCGCCGAGGAACTGGAATGGACGACCCCCATCCTGCATTCGCTGAAAAGCACCGATGCGCGCTACCGGAAACTCGACCCGATCGCCTCGGGCGGCGAAAAAAGCATCGTGCGGACCTTCGACGAGCGGTTGAAGCGCTGTGTCGCCATGGCCCACCCCATCAAGACCGAAACACCGGACGACCTGGAGCAGTTCCTGCGCGAAGCGCAATTGACCGCCAACCTGACGCACCCCAACATCGTGCCGATATACAACATGGGCATCGATGAGGCGGGTACGCCCTTCTTCACCATGGAGCTGGTGCCGGGCGACAGCCTGAAGGACATCATTGACAAACTGGCGGAAGGCGACAAAACCTATGAAAAGCGCTACCCGCTGGGCACCCTTTTGGGCATCTACAACAAGGTTTGCGATGCCGTGGCCTATGCCCATTCCTGCAACGTGCTGCACCTGGACATCAAGCCCGACAACATCCGCGTCGGGCAATTCGGCGAGGTGTTCCTCTGCGACTGGGGGCTGGCGCATGTGGGGCTGGACAGGCCCCCAACGGCGGCACCACAGGAACTGAACGGCCTGGACGGGGAAATCCTGAACGACATGACCCTTTCGGGCATCATGAAAGGAACGCCCGGCTTCATGGCGCCCGAACAGGTTTCCGGCGGGGAGAAAACAACGCAAACCGACATCTACGCCCTTGGCGCCATCCTCTACACCCTCCTAACGCACAAACTCCCGGTGGAGGGCGCCCATACCAACGAGGTGCTGGAAAACACCCGCGCGGGCCGGATCGTCCCCCCGGCGAAACGGCACCCCGCCCGGCCTCCGAACCGGAGCCTCTGCGCCGTGGCCACGAAAGCCCTGGCCACCGAGCCCGCCGGCCGCTACGCCACCGTCCAGGAGCTGCAGGCCGACATCAACCGCTTCCTGGCCGGGTTCCCCACCCGGGTGGAGCGCGCCGGCCTCCACACCCGCCTGATGCTGCTCACCCAGCGCCACAAGGAACTTTCGCTTTGGCTCATCGCCCTGCTATCGGTTTTTGCGTTGGCCATGGGCATCAACCTCTCCGTCATCCGCCACGAAAAAGAGATCGGCGAACAGAACTTCGCCTTATACAAGGAGGAGCAGGAAAAGTCGCTGAAGGTCGGGGAGGAACTCGCAACCCTCTCCTACCACGCACAAGGGGTCCGCAGCTATGTCACCGCAAGAAACATGATTCCCGTGGCGGAGCGACTCCTGGAAAACAAGAACCTCGACCCGGCCAACCGGACAGCCATCCTGCTCGAAAAAGCCCGCATGCACTTCATGCTTCAGCAATTCAATGCCGCAAGGGATGCCTTGGAGCAAGCACCCAAGCTGGACACCAGGAATGCCGCCATGCTGGAGCTTTGCAGGCAATATGCGGAATTCAAAACCAACGATCATGACCTGCTGCCGGATGGGGATCTGGCCGAGCTCATGACCCACACCGAAGCGATCAACCGCGACTTTTGCCTGTTCCTCTACTACCACTACACCCGGCGCATCCCGGAGATCAACCCCAGCGAACATACCAAGCTGGTTGCCGTAATGCTTTTCTGGCTGAACGAACTCTCGTTGGAGAACATCCCGGAACTCAAGCTCACCAAACGCCCCGAAGGCTGGCACCTCGACCTTTCCCACAGCCCCTACAGCGCCTACCTCGTCACCATTCCCCTGATTTACCGGCAGAACGTCCTAGCCCCCCTCAACCTCCACGCCCTCGACATCAGCCACACCCCCCTCTCCCTCGCGCGTGAACTCAGGAAGATTGATATTCGGGAATTGCGTATGGTCGGCGTCGCGCTCGAACCGCAGGATAAGCTACCCTGGACCCTAGGCAACCTCGGCCTCGAACGGCTCATCGTCGGGCGCGGGGAATACCCCCAAGCCCTGCTGAACAGAATCCGCTCCAAGGGGATTGAAGTCATCGAGGAAGAGGGCGAAGAATGA